In the genome of Maridesulfovibrio zosterae DSM 11974, the window AGCGGTAAATCAAATCCTAAAAATACAAATACAGCCAGAAACAAAAGATTCAGAAGTCCTGAGGGACCGGACTTGAAAAATAATTCAGGAACAAGCGGAGAAAATATTTGTGGAATAGATGTAGGATAACCAACAGTATCACTAGCTGGCTGAGTCGCCATCATGGAAATATAAACAAAAGCCGCAAACCCCAAAGTCAAACAGAAGGTGAACATCTCCATTCCATCATCATCCGAGAAAATACACGCAGCTGCGGCCAATGCCAAAAGAAAAAAAGATGCTCCTAAATTAGGAAACCAAAGAAAGAAAATCTCATTTACTACATACCCGGCAATACCCAGCCATGAAACAGCTAGAACAGTCAGCGTGAAAAGACGGCTTGAATCCAAAAATCCCAAAGCCAAAACATCAAAAGAACTTGCTCTCACTTTACCGTTTGAAAGAGTTTCAATTGATTTTGCAGTATACAAAGCCGCAAACGCCGCAAGAACCAGAAGCCCTAAAAAAACAACTCCGCCGCTCCCTGCACCATTGCCTATAGCTGCAAGCCCTCTAGGAGACATCATAACTGCCAGTGATGTAAATAAACCGCTCATACACAACCCTCCAGTGCATACGTCGTTAAAATATATTTTTAATAAAAACAAACTTCCTGTCCGCAGAACTACGAACAGGAAGTTATCTACAACAAAAATCCAGAAGTCTGGACCTAATTATATAAATATCTACAGGACTGCTATACACTCATCTTTTGTTGCATAGATAGGTAAAAATGATACAAATCCAGAAAGGTCAAAAACCTCACGAATGTAATCTTTTAGAGAACAAAGTAAGAGTTTGCCTTCTCCGCCTTTCAATTCTCTCGCTGCCTTAAGCAATACACGCAGTCCAGCACTGGAAATATATTCAAGCCCTTCAAAATCAAGAATAATCTTATCTTCTCCCCCCTGTATTGAACTGAGCAGTCTTTCTTCAAAATCATTTGATGTATTAGAATCAAGACGTCCTTTCAGCTCAAAGGTAATAACACCATCATTTTTAATTTCTCCTACTTCCAGCCCCATATTATCCTCCGTTCTCAAGTAGTTCCCCGTACAAAAAATCCTCTACCTGAAAATTATTTGAAATTTAATTTTAATTCCACGAGCAGACTCGTATTCAATGAATCATTATAAAACTATCTGATATTTTTGGTCAACTTCAATTTATTCTTTCCATTTTCCCAAAAATATTCAATTTTATTCATCATTTTACGCATAAAATGAATTCCCAACCCACCAATTCTGCGTTCAGTACAATCACACTGAATCTCAGGCTCAGCCATCTCTAATGGATTAAATTTACGGCCATCATCCTCAATCTCAATATAGAGCACTTCATCCTTTAAAAATAGCTCAATATTGAAACTATGCATGTCGGCATGACATCCATAGCTGACCAAATTAGTGAAGAGCTCATCCAGCACAAGATTCAGTTCAAAAACAATCTTGGGCGGTATTCCATTTTCCTCACCAAAAAGTTCAATCTTTTCGGCAAGAACCTTTAACTCAGAGAGTTCTGACTCAAGTGAGAATGAAGAAATAGTACCGCTATCTATCTGCGGATCCGGTGTATTACCCAAGAATCTATCCCCTATTTTCTATTTTCTCTATATGACTAAAAATAAATGTTTAACCACTTTCAAACTAGAAAACACTTGTCCCCACG includes:
- a CDS encoding STAS domain-containing protein codes for the protein MGLEVGEIKNDGVITFELKGRLDSNTSNDFEERLLSSIQGGEDKIILDFEGLEYISSAGLRVLLKAARELKGGEGKLLLCSLKDYIREVFDLSGFVSFLPIYATKDECIAVL
- a CDS encoding ATP-binding protein gives rise to the protein MGNTPDPQIDSGTISSFSLESELSELKVLAEKIELFGEENGIPPKIVFELNLVLDELFTNLVSYGCHADMHSFNIELFLKDEVLYIEIEDDGRKFNPLEMAEPEIQCDCTERRIGGLGIHFMRKMMNKIEYFWENGKNKLKLTKNIR